One Amycolatopsis sp. NBC_00355 genomic window carries:
- a CDS encoding GMC family oxidoreductase, producing MDSYDYVIVGAGSAGCVLANRLTEDPSAQVLLLEAGAEDTADEIHIPAAFASLFKTRWDWNYETVEQKHTGKPAYWPRGKMLGGCSSINAMIYIRGNRADYDGWRDSHGAEGWGWDDVLPYFKRAEGNQRLGGPLHGTDGPLNVEDRRFTHELSSAWVDSAVAWGLKRTDDFNGETQDGAGDYQVTCKKGRRWSTADAYLRPALDRPNLTVKTSAPATRIVFEGTRAVGVSYLDNGVERTARASTEVLLSGGAVNSPQLLMVSGVGPAEHLREHGVDVVAALPGVGENLHDHPACGIIWTTRGTTDLVDAATPAGLVRYQLTKRGPLTSNIGESGAFFSTVDGQTAPDMQIHVVPSLFYENGLREPNVAGFTSAATVVDVASRGRLRLKSANPLWKPEIDPAYYAEPKDMDAMIAGLKALVEIGKSGPLKRFLDKPYLPTRHDLTDAEFVEHIRENTQTLYHPVGTCAMGTGEQAVVDPQLRVRGVEGLRVVDASVMPVVPRGNTNAPTIMVAEKAADLIRGR from the coding sequence GTGGACTCCTATGACTACGTGATCGTCGGTGCGGGCAGCGCCGGGTGCGTGCTGGCGAACCGGCTCACCGAAGATCCGTCGGCGCAGGTCCTGCTGCTGGAGGCGGGCGCCGAGGACACCGCCGACGAAATCCACATCCCGGCCGCGTTCGCGTCGCTGTTCAAGACCCGGTGGGACTGGAACTACGAGACCGTCGAGCAGAAGCACACCGGCAAGCCCGCGTACTGGCCGCGCGGGAAGATGCTCGGCGGCTGTTCGTCGATCAACGCCATGATCTACATCCGCGGCAACCGCGCCGACTACGACGGCTGGCGCGATTCCCACGGCGCCGAAGGCTGGGGCTGGGACGACGTCCTGCCGTACTTCAAGCGCGCCGAGGGCAACCAGCGGCTCGGCGGGCCGCTGCACGGCACCGACGGCCCGCTGAACGTCGAGGACCGCCGGTTCACCCACGAGCTGTCGAGCGCGTGGGTCGACTCCGCCGTCGCGTGGGGCCTCAAGCGCACCGACGACTTCAACGGCGAGACCCAGGACGGCGCTGGCGACTACCAGGTGACCTGCAAGAAGGGCCGCCGCTGGTCGACCGCCGACGCCTACCTGCGCCCGGCGCTGGACCGGCCGAACCTCACCGTCAAGACGTCCGCGCCGGCCACCCGGATCGTCTTCGAGGGCACCCGCGCCGTCGGCGTGTCCTATTTGGACAACGGCGTCGAGCGCACGGCCCGCGCGTCCACCGAGGTGCTGCTCAGCGGCGGCGCGGTCAACTCGCCGCAGCTGCTGATGGTCTCCGGCGTCGGCCCCGCCGAGCACCTGCGCGAACACGGCGTCGACGTCGTCGCCGCGCTGCCCGGCGTCGGCGAGAACCTGCACGACCACCCGGCCTGCGGGATCATCTGGACCACCCGCGGCACCACCGACCTGGTCGACGCGGCGACGCCGGCCGGGCTCGTGCGCTACCAGCTGACCAAGCGCGGGCCGCTGACGTCGAACATCGGCGAGTCGGGTGCGTTCTTCTCCACTGTGGACGGTCAGACCGCGCCGGACATGCAGATCCACGTCGTGCCGTCGTTGTTCTACGAAAACGGGTTGCGCGAGCCGAACGTCGCCGGGTTCACCTCCGCCGCCACCGTGGTGGACGTCGCGAGCCGCGGCCGGCTGCGGCTGAAGTCGGCGAACCCCTTGTGGAAGCCGGAAATCGACCCGGCGTACTACGCGGAGCCGAAGGACATGGACGCGATGATCGCCGGGCTGAAGGCGCTCGTCGAGATCGGGAAGTCGGGGCCGCTCAAGCGATTCCTCGACAAGCCGTACCTGCCCACGCGGCACGATCTGACCGACGCCGAGTTCGTCGAGCACATCCGCGAGAACACGCAGACGCTGTATCACCCGGTCGGGACGTGCGCGATGGGCACCGGCGAGCAGGCCGTGGTCGACCCGCAGCTGCGGGTGCGCGGGGTCGAGGGGCTGCGGGTGGTGGACGCGTCGGTGATGCCGGTGGTGCCGCGCGGGAACACGAACGCGCCGACGATCATGGTGGCGGAGAAGGCGGCGGACCTCATTCGGGGGCGGTGA
- a CDS encoding aldehyde dehydrogenase family protein, which produces MTAVQPKPTSLGETFDSLSPATDEVVGTYPVHSAEDVQAAVARARVAAKWWADLGFAGRAERLRAWKGVLTRRLPQLCQVVRDETGKPIADAQLESVLAIEHIAWAGKHAKKILGKQKRSAGLLMSNQAATVEYQPLGVVGVIGPWNYPVFTPLGSIAYALAAGNAVVFKPSEYTPGVGKWLVDAFAEIVPEQPVLQLITGFGETGAALVGAGVDKIAFTGSTGTGKRIMAAAAETLTPVVIEAGGKDPVLVDADADLDAAADATVWGAFSNSGQTCIGVERVYVHEKVHDEFVAKVVEKSKDVRAGSDEAAQYGPVTMPSQLGVIKRHIQDALARGGKAVLGGEESVGDRYAQPTVLIDVPEDSEAVTEETFGPTVTIAKVRDMDEAIEKANNTKYGLGSTVFSKSRGVELAEKLRTGMTSINAPLSFAGIASLPFGGVGDSGFGRIHGPEGLREFARTKAIARQRFTAPLTLTSFTRKPSTDAMVAKLVTILHGKR; this is translated from the coding sequence ATGACTGCCGTCCAGCCTAAGCCGACGTCGCTCGGCGAGACTTTCGACTCGCTGAGCCCGGCGACCGACGAGGTCGTCGGCACCTACCCGGTGCACAGCGCCGAAGACGTCCAGGCCGCCGTCGCGCGGGCGCGCGTCGCGGCGAAGTGGTGGGCTGACCTCGGCTTCGCCGGACGCGCGGAGCGGCTTCGCGCCTGGAAGGGCGTGCTGACGCGGCGGCTGCCGCAGCTGTGCCAGGTGGTGCGCGACGAGACCGGCAAGCCGATCGCCGACGCGCAGCTCGAGAGCGTCCTGGCCATCGAGCACATCGCGTGGGCCGGAAAGCACGCGAAGAAGATCCTCGGCAAGCAGAAGCGCTCGGCCGGCCTGCTGATGTCGAACCAGGCGGCCACCGTCGAGTACCAGCCGCTCGGCGTCGTCGGCGTGATCGGCCCGTGGAACTACCCGGTGTTCACGCCGCTCGGCTCGATCGCGTACGCGCTCGCGGCGGGCAACGCCGTCGTCTTCAAACCCAGCGAGTACACCCCGGGCGTCGGCAAGTGGCTGGTCGACGCGTTCGCCGAGATCGTGCCGGAGCAGCCGGTGCTGCAGCTGATCACCGGCTTCGGCGAGACGGGCGCGGCGCTGGTCGGCGCCGGCGTCGACAAGATCGCCTTCACCGGCTCGACGGGCACCGGCAAGCGGATCATGGCCGCGGCCGCCGAGACGCTCACCCCGGTCGTCATCGAGGCGGGCGGCAAGGACCCGGTGCTGGTCGACGCGGACGCCGACCTCGACGCCGCGGCCGACGCGACGGTCTGGGGCGCGTTCTCCAACTCCGGCCAGACCTGCATCGGCGTCGAGCGGGTGTACGTCCACGAGAAGGTGCACGACGAGTTCGTCGCGAAGGTCGTCGAGAAGTCGAAGGACGTCCGCGCGGGTTCGGACGAGGCCGCCCAGTACGGCCCGGTGACCATGCCGTCGCAGCTCGGCGTGATCAAGCGCCACATCCAGGACGCCCTGGCCCGCGGCGGCAAGGCGGTGCTGGGTGGCGAGGAGTCGGTCGGGGACCGCTACGCGCAGCCGACGGTGCTGATCGACGTCCCGGAGGACTCCGAAGCCGTCACGGAGGAGACGTTCGGCCCGACGGTGACCATCGCGAAGGTCCGCGACATGGACGAAGCGATCGAGAAGGCGAACAACACGAAGTACGGCTTGGGTTCGACGGTCTTTTCAAAGTCCCGTGGCGTCGAGCTGGCGGAGAAGCTGCGCACGGGCATGACGTCGATCAACGCCCCGCTCTCGTTCGCGGGCATCGCCTCGCTGCCGTTCGGCGGCGTCGGCGACTCGGGCTTCGGCCGCATCCACGGCCCGGAAGGCCTGCGCGAGTTCGCCCGCACGAAGGCCATCGCCCGCCAGCGCTTCACGGCACCGCTGACGCTGACGTCGTTCACCCGCAAGCCGTCGACGGACGCCATGGTCGCCAAGCTGGTGACCATCCTCCACGGCAAGCGCTGA
- a CDS encoding MFS transporter: MSLFTHRAYWRWSAGVQFARLPATMAPLAFTLLTTATTGSYRLGGVLMSVYVVAEMAGAVPVGRLLDRVGVTRGLPALLLLTAAGFAVLAFAASAGAPNAVLLALVLLPGATAGALSGGFRTLLADTVDDALLPRAISVDAMLLEGVLIGGPALVALLDLAGPFVPLAAMAAACVGAAVVVPRRAAEREREEAGPDVPPVGVGTYLPWLCCAFTVGLLLSTIEVAPLPLVQRLGAPDTAAPVVIAVLSGASILGSALYAWRGKTGDPRLFLGGFVVGGLALAGDFGWPGLIGSVAVIGGCTGPLVAATSVNLQRLLPKNRRSAGFSLSFTVQACGFGLGSLAVGVLPLWLAPVFGVFAAAIAGAMLVAKPVGAIGTTSVTS, translated from the coding sequence ATGTCGTTGTTCACCCATCGCGCCTACTGGCGCTGGTCGGCGGGCGTCCAGTTCGCCCGCCTCCCGGCGACCATGGCGCCACTCGCGTTCACCCTGCTGACCACGGCCACCACCGGCTCGTACCGGCTCGGCGGCGTGCTGATGTCGGTCTACGTCGTCGCCGAGATGGCCGGCGCGGTGCCGGTCGGGCGGCTGCTGGACCGCGTCGGCGTGACGCGCGGCCTGCCCGCGCTGCTGCTCCTGACCGCCGCCGGCTTCGCGGTGCTCGCCTTCGCCGCGTCCGCCGGCGCGCCGAACGCCGTGCTGCTCGCGCTGGTCCTGCTGCCCGGCGCCACCGCAGGTGCGTTGTCCGGCGGGTTCCGGACGCTGCTCGCGGACACCGTCGACGACGCGCTGCTGCCGCGGGCCATCTCCGTCGACGCGATGCTGCTCGAAGGCGTGCTGATCGGTGGGCCGGCGCTGGTCGCGCTGCTCGACCTGGCCGGTCCGTTCGTCCCGCTCGCCGCGATGGCCGCCGCCTGCGTGGGCGCCGCGGTGGTCGTCCCGCGGCGCGCGGCCGAGCGCGAGCGAGAGGAAGCCGGGCCGGACGTGCCGCCGGTCGGCGTCGGCACCTACCTGCCGTGGCTGTGCTGCGCGTTCACCGTCGGGCTGCTGCTCTCGACGATCGAGGTCGCGCCGCTGCCGCTCGTCCAGCGGCTCGGCGCGCCCGACACGGCCGCGCCGGTGGTGATCGCGGTGCTGAGCGGCGCGAGCATTCTGGGCAGCGCGCTCTACGCGTGGCGCGGCAAGACCGGCGACCCGCGGCTGTTCCTCGGCGGGTTCGTCGTCGGCGGACTCGCCCTCGCGGGCGACTTCGGCTGGCCGGGCCTGATCGGGTCGGTGGCCGTGATCGGCGGCTGCACCGGGCCGCTGGTGGCCGCGACCTCGGTCAACCTGCAGCGACTGCTGCCGAAGAATCGCAGGTCAGCGGGGTTCTCGCTGTCGTTCACGGTGCAGGCGTGCGGCTTCGGGCTCGGCTCGCTGGCGGTCGGCGTGCTGCCGCTGTGGCTCGCTCCGGTGTTCGGTGTCTTTGCTGCGGCCATCGCCGGTGCAATGCTGGTGGCGAAGCCCGTGGGCGCTATTGGCACTACGTCAGTAACGTCGTAA